A window of Gossypium hirsutum isolate 1008001.06 chromosome D13, Gossypium_hirsutum_v2.1, whole genome shotgun sequence genomic DNA:
TAACAACAAGGGGATAACGCTGTTTGGGTATGCACTGGATCGAGGATTGCTTCACACTCTCTTTGCATTTGAGTTCTCTTTGGTGATGTGGATTCTCAGTAAGGTTGTTGTTTTGAACGACTGATAaccctaaatttaaaataaaattaaggactgagctgaaattttattatattatgtttaatagTGGGGTTCATCAGTTTTACATGTGTGTACTAAACAAGTTTCAATTATTTTCGTCTTCACCCAAAGCTGAAAAGTGAAATTACAAGGAAATTAAACGACCCATTCACCTTTCGCTTGCATGCATTATTCAATTCTTGTGGATGGAAGAGAAGATTTTGGgaattttgagattttaaatttaaaattcatgagATTGATTGTTTTAATGAATTGCCATGTAATGAAATTCTCGTATATTTTGATTGTTGCTACTTGTATATATATCTAAAAGTTTCTAAGTTGATATAATGCTTAGTGTTACCCATAACTcatcccaacccttaaataggaggataacgcGTTTCAGCAAGCTCGAATCCACATCCTCCTGTATTGGTAACAATAATATTCAATTGACTTGCTACTTGTATAGTTTGTTACAAGCACTTCGACTTTTTTTACATGAACTAAGAGTAAAGTAgtttgttaggatcgtcccgattaagcaacaaacaaataaaaatagtagaagaaattgagaagttgaatacacaaatttaacggGGAAAAATCTCTCctaagaggataaaaaatcacgggcgaagataattttactataatgacaaaagaacgaagagtacaaaaagatggagataaaaaattaaaccccgaaaactcgaaaacaaagaaccctgaaaacgtaaacacaaaattctctaaatgtgttatgcgTTCTAAtctaatgagtttttttttaagattgtaaaagagtctatttataggctaaattcatatgtcaaataataataaaataatctaaactaatcagtgtttgattgaaacaaataaatagagtttaactagaatattatttctcaaatttaactgaaataggagtcatacttaacaaatttcTACCTTTACTCATACTTTTTAATGGAGTGAAATTAGATTTTTGCTCAAATCATTTTTCAATTTTGGTTTGACCCTTGTAAGAGActtttaagaataaattttaaatgcaCTTAATTGGTAAAGGTATCCATGAATGGTCATTCGATTCTATAATTATTTGCAAgcaattttttaaagaaatctaCAAAAAGTTGCATATTTGAAGTGTTAAGTAGTTATAGTTTTGTGAAAAACATTGGCTGAGAAGATGGCAAGCACGTACCTTGCATATTGCGGAACACAAATTATACATGGGTTGAATAGAATTGTAGGGCTAGAATCTGAAACTTGAAGTTTGAGCCTTAATAAGTAGATTAATCCAAGGTTTGCACTAGAGGTGCTCAttggccgggcggcccggcccgacccgatggcccgcccaaaatatgggagggtttgggtaaaaatataggcttgaaatatgggcttgggcaaaaaaagagcaccacttttttggcccgggcccggcctggcccgatataataaatatatttattttttaaaatttttttaattttaaaatatttttaaaatacttttttttattattttttaattttaaaatatttttaaaatactttttttaatttttaaaataaattttttggtatttattaaaaaaataggccgggcccgggcttatatttttttctcgggccgggtttgggcaaaatttcaagcccatatttcgagccGGGCCGAGCTCGGACCGAAAATTTTTATGGGCCCAGCCCTAACcgggcccatgagcacctctagtttgCACTGGTGGCAACTTAAACTTCAATTTATTGCTTTTATcaattaatgaaatattatatatatattaggttaAATGTACATTTGCCACTTAAACTTGAAGGTTGAGATTGATATCTAAGagtctttttttttgttcaattaggtATCTAAATTTGAGCTCAAggttcaatttgatacttaacTCGTGAGAAACCATTTTTCCTCTGAATCCATCCATTTTAGAGTTGGCCATGGGTTACCCCAAACCAAGTTGTGGCTCAAATCCCGAAAAAATTTCAAGCTTGACCCAAAAAGCCTATTTCACTATTTAAGataccaataaaaaataaatcttatattaatatttcacTATTTCACTTTGGGCTTGAGCTCTATCTCCTTTACCTTGAGTTAATTTTTTAGTTACCATTTGTCATTGACATACATTATAATTCCATTACATTAAGTTGTGTAGTCGACTTAATGAAATGTCTATGTTAATTGACTGCCCATCAATAAAAAGAAGACACATATTCTATGATTGTCTCTCGTAAACACCCCTCTAGACCTATAAGATAACACTACCTTTGCACTATCTATTGCTTTTCTTCAACCCCTTATATATAGTACCTCCTCTTTCTCTTACATCACTAGAGATCGCAAAAAAAACCTAAATCCAACAGGTTCTAATCAACCCAATCCATTAaggtcaaattttttaaaaaaataaattaggttCGGGTGGGTTGGATcgggtaaaattataaaaataattaggtcGGGGTCGAGTTTGAGGTAAAATTGTTTCGTCTAGGGATATTTACAAAAATACCTCTAGTATAtacttatattaaaattttacttttaataaataaatatataaataaaaataaattaatatactaaactaaaaaaattattcttatttacttcaaaataacaaataaaaaaattaaattaaatttggagTACAGTCAAGTCTTCGGGTTTGTGgcgaatttttttcttttaagagtCAGGGTCAAATAAGGGTTGGGCAAGCAAAAATTGACCCCAACTTACCTAGTTACCATCCCTATTTACCACCAATAATTTTCGATCTTTCTTGTGAATTACGAATGTAATGCACAGATAGacatgaataataaaaatataaatttttaaaaattacaatgaagtatataaattaagaaattataattaaacatttcaaaaaatataattaaaaataataataaaaaactagctaaaaaattaatatatatatatattatataaagaaGCAAAATAGACTTGAGAAACAAGTCAGGCAGTGAGGTTCGGTTAGGCCTGTATAAAAGAAAAAGGATTTCTCTTTCCTAGTCTTGTGTTGCGCTGTGGTTGAAGAAAGGTCTCATAACATTTGAAGCCAAGCAAAGTTCAgattaggatttagggttttctgttttcttttctttttgtgaaAGGCAAAATGGATCTGGATATGAACGTGAACGCCCCTCACTCAATGGGCACAACAATCATCGGAGTCACCTACAATGGCGGTGTCGTCCTCGGCGCCGACTCTCGTACCAGCACCGGTATTCtctttcttccttttccttctttattacttttattattaggGATTTGAATCtataaataatgatttttttggtttaatttaatcGATTAGGGATGTATGTTGCTAATCGGGCATCTGACAAAATTACACAGCTCACGGATAACGTCTACGTTTGCCGTTCTGGATCCGTAATTTACTTTACAACTCAATCTcactatataatttaattttcgcctactttgttttttttcttcttacttTCTGCCGAAATCAAATTATGTGATTCTTTGGATATGATTGAAAAAAATGATTGTGTTGTTTGCAGGCTGCTGATTCTCAGATTGTTTCTGACTACGTCCGTTATTTCCTTCATCAACATACGTTAGTGCTTTCTTATATCTCTCTATTTTGCTTTTCAATAAAATTTGGTTTCCGTGTTAGGCTTTTACACATCCGTTTATGCCATTATACCAAGTCAATGCTAGAATTTCAAGAGTCTTGGATGTTTTGGAATCTTCATTGATAGAAGAATGCCCTGACTTTATTCTAGTTTTTCACCTGCCGGCATAACTCTTACTGATTAGCTTCAGCATTTTGCAACTCTCAATCCTTTTGTGTTACATTTACGTGATCGGTGCATTCTTGGTTGTATTATTCTATGTGCAATTCTTATTGCCACTCTTCATGAAATTGCTTTGAGTTTCAACTTTCTAGCATgactatttcattttttttgaagttttttttcatCTATTCTTTTTGTTTTCCCCTGCACGAACAGGATACAACTTGGGCAGCCTGCAACTGTCAAAGTTGCTGCTAACCTTATCAGGCTACTATCCTACAATAACAAGGTTTGAGCTTGCCACTGAGAAAGTTGCCCGACACTTTTGtcaatatttttcttcttttttctttttaattgcatGGGATATTTAGGGGATGTGCACCATTGTATATCTATGTACAGTTTGAAAGTTAAATCTACCATCCCTTAAGTTTGTGAGAAAGTCATCATTGTCGTTTCCCTTTATGGCAAATGTTTTTGGTTAAGTTTTAAGAACTATTTATTTTGGAATGCATCAGCATGTACACTTACTGAAATATACTTTAGTTTTTCTTATTTGTCTGTATGATATATATTTCTAGGAGCAAgtgatcaatttttttttccagtTATAAATCACATTCATATTCTGAACTCAGTTTTATAATCTTATTATCAGAACATGCTTCAAACTGGTCTTATTGTTGGAGGGTGGGATAAGTATGAAGGTGGTAAAATATATGGAATTCCACTTGGTGGAACACTGATTGAGCAGCCTTTTGCTATTGGAGGTATATTGTTCtgttcatttttcattttgaattgTTTTGCGGAGTGCTATGGAAATGCTAACTAGCATTGTTCTAGTAGATATGcatgtttatatagactttgacATTTATATAGTCTTGTTTAGTCCTACCCATTTATTTGCATATTGCTCAGACTGTTGGTTGCCCTCTTTTTAGTTTTTACCTTAATTCAGCTAATAAATTTGGTGTTAACTTGAGGATGTTCAATGTATTCATCTAACCTTGAGAGTTAACTGATATAATTGTTCCAAGTAATTTAAGATCAGAGCAAAATATCTGATTAGGTAACTGATGAAAGTAGATGTAATTATTCTTTTACAAAGTTCAAGATCATTTGTTTTCTACTATTGGCAACCCAAAGGATTTGGAGTTCGGTTAAAAATATTATGGGACCATTAACTAGTGATATGGTAGTACTTATGCAGAAAAATGGTTCTTATTTGATTTGACATAAATTGCACAGGATCTGGCTCCAGTTACCTATATGGGTTTTTTGATCAGGCGTGGAAGGAAGGAATGACAAAGGAGGAAGCTGAGGTACATCTGTTTTAGTCAAGAttgaaaaaagattttttttttttatgttttattttaaaaaagaaaggtTTACATATACTTCTATTAAttcttttatgaaatttcattgCAGCAACTAGTGGTCAAGGCAGTGTCGCTCGCCATTGCTCGTGATGGTGCTAGTGGAGGTGTTGTTCGCACTGTTGTTGTAAGATATTTTGCACATACTTTGTAATAAATATTTCTTAAATGTGTAGTTTGAATTCATTGTTTCAGTTGACTGTGTAGTTTGAATTCAGAGTTGTATTTAACCTTGTTGTGTTTGTGGTGTTGAAGATCAACTCCGACGGAGTGACAAGGAACTTCTACCCTGGTGATAAACTTCAATTGTGGCACGACGAATTGGAGCCGCAGCATTCGTTATTGGATATACTGAACGCTCCTAGTCCTGAACCGATGAACATTTAATCAATGGGAGTCAGCTGCCTTTTCAGTAATCAAATGGGAGTCACCTGACTTTCTAGTTTTAGGTTGTATTCAGCTGAAGGGCTTGTTCTTACTGCGTTTATTTTCTAAAGCTGGAAGTTTTATGTTTAGTTGTTGTTAAAAACATATTATCTATTTCATTTTCTGTTTGTGTTGTGGCTTGGAGACGAACGGGAATTCAGCTTCATTTGAATGGGCACTAAAACTATTTGTGTCATGGTTTCCGTGTTCGGATGTTATGGTATGCTGTATCCTATCCTGTATTTAACAGGCAACGCTTGCTTGTGAGCTGAGTTACTTTAGTATAACGATGAAACTAATGATCTTTTGGGGTGTAAGTCGTCAAATGCATCCACCGCAGTTCACAGCCAAAACGAAAGAAGGAATCTCATGCGCAATGGAAATGTTACACGGTGAAGGAGAATTGAAATCGCTTAATACATCCCGAACATACCCCTCTTTTTTATCCACTATAATTTTATTCGACCAAAATATGCTTTAACTTTGAATTTcaacataaattaagtaaataaaatttcATGAACGTTAATAAAATCATGAAATTCCAAGTGCTTGTATTTTCTTTTACGTTTAATATTTGGTAAGTGTTTACTATGCTTGAGTTAAAGTTTTGTGAGTTAAAAATGGTAAAAACAACTCCCCAATCTCtctcaaatttgatatttaagtaAATTGGTCCCTGTGAAAATTTTGAccaatttaatttcaaaagtaagcaactaaggataattaattataatatttttctgttaaattttGTTTGGTATGATAACCAATTAGcccttaatgtttatatattctttataaatGTTgacaaaatgtataaatattataggctaaatttgttaaataggATCAAATTTGTTAAATAGTGTGTAAatattataggctaaatttgttaaatcaagactaaattgcatGTGTAAATTTTCAaggttaaatttggtattatgtCAATAAGAAAATGTAAATTTTACGAAAAACACTAACATCGTAATGAATTGTTTTTAGTTGCTCACATTCAAAACtgatagaaattaaattattattatttttaaattattattattatcaaaattGAGAAGGTTAATAGAGATTTTTTACGGTTAAAAATTTGTATAATGaatattttgacatatcaaacaatCTAAGATATTGAAACTGCGTTGGGCTTAATAATTGAAAATCATAAAAGGCCCAGCTGCTAATAC
This region includes:
- the LOC107888373 gene encoding proteasome subunit beta type-6, coding for MDLDMNVNAPHSMGTTIIGVTYNGGVVLGADSRTSTGMYVANRASDKITQLTDNVYVCRSGSAADSQIVSDYVRYFLHQHTIQLGQPATVKVAANLIRLLSYNNKNMLQTGLIVGGWDKYEGGKIYGIPLGGTLIEQPFAIGGSGSSYLYGFFDQAWKEGMTKEEAEQLVVKAVSLAIARDGASGGVVRTVVINSDGVTRNFYPGDKLQLWHDELEPQHSLLDILNAPSPEPMNI